A stretch of the Bacillus licheniformis DSM 13 = ATCC 14580 genome encodes the following:
- the rimI gene encoding ribosomal protein S18-alanine N-acetyltransferase — protein sequence MNTQMVIRDMNPKDLDQVFEIEKSSFSSPWKKESFHHELFHNMYAHYLVLEVEEQVVGYCGIWIVMDDAQITNIAVSPAYRGRRFGEALLKAAMKLCRMKRAVQLSLEVRVSNHIAQSLYKKLGFEPGGIRKNYYTDNGEDALLMWVRLNES from the coding sequence ATTTGGACCAGGTTTTTGAAATTGAAAAAAGCTCTTTTTCTTCTCCGTGGAAAAAAGAATCTTTTCATCATGAGCTTTTTCACAATATGTATGCTCATTATCTCGTTCTCGAAGTTGAGGAGCAAGTCGTCGGCTACTGCGGGATTTGGATCGTAATGGATGACGCCCAGATCACCAATATTGCCGTTTCACCTGCATACCGGGGCCGCCGCTTCGGTGAAGCTCTTTTGAAGGCGGCCATGAAGCTTTGCCGGATGAAAAGGGCGGTTCAGCTTTCTTTAGAGGTGAGGGTATCGAATCATATTGCACAGAGCTTATACAAAAAGCTCGGCTTTGAGCCGGGAGGAATTCGCAAAAATTATTATACCGATAATGGGGAAGATGCATTATTAATGTGGGTGAGACTAAATGAATCATAA